One genomic region from Arenicella chitinivorans encodes:
- the astB gene encoding N-succinylarginine dihydrolase — protein sequence MNSYEVNFDGLIGPTHNYGGLSHGNVASKSNALKIAYPKQAALQGLQKMQQLRSLGLQQGVLLPQQRPHLPTLRRLGFTGSDTKVIEQASNLAPELLASCYSASSMWTANACTVSPSADSADQRVHFTPANLSSMFHRSIEHECTGKLLQAIFNNEQHFVHHPALPAGSHFGDEGAANHNRFAVDYGAPGVQLFVYGRYAFRENTLAPARFPSRQTFEASRAISQLHHLDPGRVVYAQQNPQIIDAGAFHNDVVSVSNLDTFFMHEEAFVDKQVMQESLQRQFGESPLHFIEVPTDAVSLESAVKSYLFNSQLVKLPDQQGMVLILPQESRENDAVYAYLQTLQESHTPIQKLIFVDVRQSMQNGGGPACLRLRVALNEAELAAVNPRFLLNDALFDTLSDWVNRHYRDELRPDDLRDPSLAQESFSALDELTQIFDLGAFYEFQR from the coding sequence ATGAATAGCTACGAAGTCAACTTTGATGGCCTGATCGGCCCGACGCATAATTACGGCGGTTTGTCGCACGGCAATGTGGCCTCCAAGAGCAACGCTTTAAAGATCGCGTACCCGAAACAAGCGGCGCTGCAGGGCTTGCAAAAAATGCAACAACTGCGCAGCCTGGGCTTGCAACAGGGCGTATTGTTGCCACAGCAACGTCCGCATTTGCCCACCTTGCGTCGACTTGGTTTCACAGGTTCGGACACCAAGGTCATAGAGCAGGCCTCGAATCTGGCTCCGGAACTGTTAGCCAGTTGTTATTCGGCCTCCAGTATGTGGACCGCTAATGCGTGTACCGTTTCGCCCAGCGCGGACTCTGCCGATCAGCGGGTCCATTTTACGCCAGCGAATCTGAGCAGCATGTTTCATCGCTCGATCGAGCACGAGTGCACCGGTAAATTGTTGCAGGCGATCTTCAATAACGAGCAGCACTTTGTGCACCATCCTGCGTTGCCAGCCGGTAGTCATTTTGGTGATGAAGGTGCGGCCAACCACAATCGATTTGCGGTTGATTATGGCGCACCGGGTGTGCAACTGTTTGTCTATGGTCGTTACGCGTTTCGTGAGAATACACTGGCGCCAGCGCGCTTCCCAAGTCGTCAGACCTTTGAGGCATCACGGGCAATCAGCCAGCTACATCATCTCGACCCTGGCCGCGTGGTGTACGCCCAGCAGAATCCGCAGATCATTGATGCGGGAGCGTTTCATAACGACGTAGTCAGTGTGTCGAATCTGGATACGTTCTTTATGCACGAGGAAGCCTTTGTTGATAAGCAGGTGATGCAGGAATCGTTACAACGACAGTTCGGTGAGTCGCCGCTGCACTTCATTGAAGTGCCAACCGATGCCGTCTCGCTCGAGTCAGCGGTTAAATCGTATTTGTTTAATTCTCAGTTGGTCAAATTGCCGGACCAGCAAGGCATGGTACTCATCCTGCCTCAAGAGAGTCGTGAAAACGACGCAGTGTATGCATATTTACAGACTCTGCAAGAATCGCACACACCGATTCAGAAACTGATCTTTGTGGATGTGCGTCAGAGTATGCAGAACGGCGGCGGCCCGGCTTGTCTGCGATTGCGAGTGGCGTTAAATGAAGCCGAGCTCGCCGCAGTCAATCCGCGTTTCTTACTGAACGACGCCTTATTCGACACCTTGAGTGATTGGGTTAATCGCCACTATCGAGACGAGCTACGTCCTGATGATTTGCGAGACCCATCGTTGGCGCAAGAGAGCTTTAGCGCCTTGGATGAATTGACGCAGATATTCGACCTGGGAGCATTTTATGAATTCCAGCGTTAG
- a CDS encoding sensor histidine kinase: MQTQASHSVPLFTASRSFWVCHIGGVLLQFSFALVLWFVFGFKEGFSVSMLGNTLWLCAFFIGGLYVRQRNIVYRRLDLPNSTIIVKNVGLVLAVSVMAVAFMCVIMLPIHYDEIIRLQRLQAPSQSPEHIIWAFLFGNFVQSTLYFVCWVAVYLGITNSRRAHQTRIDNLQLQNSLKEARLSSLANQLNPHFLFNALNNIRFMITEDAKQAENMLMSLSAVLRYSLESSKQETVMLSQELDITQRYLDLVKIQFEDRLRLSMRVDDGLQSVMVPPMMLQMLLENAVKHGIERMQFGGDVDVSIVKESDMMKVSVSNSMPDSPSVSAANDTNGESGIGLRNIDQRLQLLYGPAAGLYTDVNDHKFHTRVVVPLEQAQ; encoded by the coding sequence ATGCAAACCCAAGCCTCCCACTCTGTACCCCTTTTTACCGCGAGTCGTTCTTTTTGGGTGTGTCATATCGGCGGTGTTTTACTGCAATTTAGTTTCGCACTCGTCCTCTGGTTTGTGTTTGGTTTTAAGGAAGGGTTCTCGGTGTCCATGCTGGGCAATACGCTCTGGCTTTGCGCTTTTTTCATCGGTGGCCTTTATGTGCGCCAACGCAACATTGTGTATCGACGCTTAGACCTTCCTAACAGCACTATTATTGTAAAAAATGTAGGGCTGGTGCTTGCGGTAAGTGTCATGGCGGTTGCCTTTATGTGTGTCATTATGTTGCCGATTCACTACGACGAAATTATTCGCCTTCAGCGGCTGCAGGCTCCCTCACAGTCACCTGAGCATATTATTTGGGCCTTCCTGTTTGGCAACTTTGTGCAATCAACTTTGTATTTCGTATGTTGGGTTGCCGTGTATTTGGGGATTACGAATTCGCGCCGTGCGCATCAGACGAGGATCGACAACTTACAACTACAAAACAGCCTTAAAGAAGCGCGTCTCAGCAGTTTAGCGAATCAGTTAAACCCCCATTTTTTGTTTAATGCATTGAACAATATTCGCTTTATGATTACCGAAGATGCTAAACAGGCTGAGAACATGCTGATGTCTTTGTCTGCAGTATTGCGGTACTCATTGGAGAGCAGTAAACAGGAAACCGTGATGTTGAGTCAGGAGCTTGATATCACTCAACGTTATTTAGATTTAGTGAAAATTCAGTTTGAAGACCGACTCCGCCTCTCCATGCGTGTGGACGATGGTTTGCAGTCGGTGATGGTGCCGCCCATGATGCTGCAAATGTTGCTTGAAAATGCGGTAAAACATGGCATTGAGCGAATGCAGTTTGGCGGAGATGTTGACGTCAGTATTGTGAAGGAGTCGGACATGATGAAAGTCTCCGTGAGCAACAGTATGCCCGATTCGCCTTCGGTAAGCGCAGCAAACGATACCAATGGTGAAAGTGGGATTGGCTTGCGCAACATTGATCAGCGACTACAATTACTCTACGGTCCAGCCGCAGGGTTGTATACGGACGTCAATGATCATAAGTTTCACACGCGTGTGGTCGTGCCATTGGAGCAGGCGCAATGA
- the astE gene encoding succinylglutamate desuccinylase, whose protein sequence is MNSSVSTQRFLARTLAAPESPTSLTETLADGTRLTLLDAGVLRISPTQPGSHRALISCGVHGNETAPMEIVDQLVSDIFNGQLKVNNELMFVIGNPPAAIAEQRFVEENLNRLFSGKHRHSTAKEAARAARLEALTEAFFLDGDEPRLHYDLHTAIRGSYIEKFAVYPYLHSRTWSESQFGFLEQAGIEAVLLSNQPSGTYSYFSSHEFGADAFTIELGKVRKFGDNDMRRFAQMTESLRRVVDGTERFVARRQAIKIFAVVEEVIKRSENFKLHIPDEAKNFTEYDAGALLASDDDYEYRTQRDGERFVFPITNVPPGQRAMLVVAPVTDLTELTEA, encoded by the coding sequence ATGAATTCCAGCGTTAGTACGCAGCGCTTCTTAGCTAGAACGCTGGCGGCGCCGGAATCACCGACATCGCTGACCGAAACGCTTGCCGATGGCACGCGACTGACGTTGCTTGACGCCGGTGTGTTGCGCATCAGCCCAACGCAACCCGGCTCACATCGAGCGCTTATCTCTTGCGGGGTTCACGGTAATGAGACTGCGCCGATGGAGATCGTTGATCAGCTTGTGTCTGACATTTTCAACGGGCAGCTGAAGGTCAACAATGAGTTGATGTTTGTCATCGGTAATCCCCCAGCCGCCATCGCAGAGCAGCGGTTTGTCGAAGAAAATTTGAACCGCTTGTTTTCAGGCAAGCACCGGCACTCGACGGCTAAAGAGGCTGCGCGTGCGGCGCGGCTGGAAGCACTGACCGAGGCGTTCTTTCTCGACGGTGACGAGCCACGACTGCATTATGATTTGCACACGGCGATTCGCGGTTCTTATATCGAGAAATTTGCCGTCTACCCGTATCTGCACAGTCGGACATGGTCAGAATCACAGTTTGGTTTTTTGGAGCAAGCGGGTATCGAGGCGGTCCTGCTCTCCAATCAGCCGTCAGGCACGTACTCTTACTTTAGTAGTCATGAGTTTGGTGCCGACGCGTTCACCATCGAGCTCGGTAAGGTTCGAAAGTTTGGTGATAACGATATGCGTCGTTTTGCACAGATGACGGAGTCGTTACGTCGTGTGGTTGATGGCACAGAACGTTTCGTTGCTCGACGGCAAGCAATAAAGATCTTTGCAGTAGTCGAAGAAGTGATTAAACGCAGTGAAAATTTCAAGCTCCACATTCCGGATGAGGCCAAGAACTTCACTGAGTATGACGCTGGCGCTTTGCTGGCCTCGGACGACGATTATGAGTACCGCACTCAACGTGATGGCGAGCGTTTTGTCTTCCCCATTACCAACGTACCACCAGGCCAACGCGCGATGCTTGTCGTGGCGCCGGTGACCGATTTAACTGAATTAACCGAGGCGTAA
- a CDS encoding Lrp/AsnC family transcriptional regulator yields MAALSKINKIDLKILTILQTNARITNQQLAEQVHLSASACLSRVKRLESEGLLKRYVTEIDLEKLAAHVEAFAEVTLENHFPEDFERFDAAVRDIREVTDSYKISGAYDYLLKFVCTDVKSYNRISEEILKSNIGIGKMNTLIILERTKDFSGYPLDTLVDL; encoded by the coding sequence ATGGCGGCACTCAGCAAAATAAATAAAATTGATCTTAAGATTCTGACGATTCTGCAAACCAATGCGCGAATTACCAATCAACAGTTAGCCGAGCAGGTCCACCTCTCGGCCAGCGCCTGCCTAAGTCGAGTGAAACGCTTGGAATCGGAAGGCTTGTTAAAACGCTATGTGACGGAAATAGACCTCGAAAAACTGGCGGCGCACGTAGAGGCCTTTGCCGAAGTGACCTTGGAAAACCATTTTCCTGAGGACTTCGAGCGTTTCGATGCCGCGGTGCGGGATATTCGGGAAGTCACCGACAGCTATAAAATCAGTGGCGCTTACGACTACTTACTGAAGTTCGTGTGTACCGATGTCAAAAGCTACAACCGTATCAGTGAAGAAATACTTAAGAGTAATATTGGTATTGGGAAAATGAACACACTGATCATTCTTGAGCGGACCAAAGACTTCTCCGGCTACCCGTTAGATACGTTGGTTGATCTTTAA
- a CDS encoding LytR/AlgR family response regulator transcription factor — protein sequence MKALVVEDSRLAREGLLKMLANHENLSVVGAADHPATALSLIEQHHPDVLFLDIHMPGESGFDLLEKIPYEPKVIFTTAYSEYAYRSFDFNPVDYLLKPISEERLAEAIDKLKFGTREHESVAETLDMNSKMFIKDGDDCHLVSLAEIRYFESCKNYARVFFANQKPFVKKALNSIETRLPQRYFFRVNRQYIVNLNEISAIHEGVGDGYELTMSDGMVVAVSRRNAVDLKRRLSF from the coding sequence ATGAAAGCATTGGTCGTCGAAGATTCGCGGTTAGCGCGCGAGGGGCTGCTCAAAATGCTGGCAAACCACGAGAACCTAAGTGTCGTCGGCGCGGCTGATCATCCGGCCACCGCGTTGTCTCTGATTGAGCAGCATCATCCTGATGTGTTGTTCCTGGATATTCATATGCCGGGTGAAAGTGGGTTTGATCTACTTGAAAAAATCCCTTATGAGCCAAAAGTAATTTTTACCACGGCGTATTCAGAGTATGCCTATCGGTCCTTCGATTTTAATCCGGTTGACTACTTGCTAAAGCCGATTTCCGAAGAGCGGTTGGCTGAAGCCATTGATAAACTCAAATTTGGGACGCGCGAGCATGAATCGGTCGCTGAGACACTCGATATGAATAGTAAAATGTTCATCAAGGATGGCGATGATTGTCATTTGGTGTCGCTTGCCGAAATTCGCTACTTTGAAAGCTGCAAGAATTACGCGCGGGTATTTTTTGCGAATCAAAAACCGTTTGTGAAAAAAGCGCTGAACTCGATAGAAACGCGATTACCACAACGCTATTTTTTTCGGGTAAACCGCCAATACATCGTGAACTTGAACGAGATTTCAGCTATCCATGAAGGTGTTGGTGATGGCTATGAACTCACCATGAGTGATGGCATGGTGGTCGCGGTGTCGCGGCGCAACGCGGTAGATCTCAAACGTCGACTGAGCTTTTAG
- a CDS encoding arginine N-succinyltransferase, producing the protein MIIVRTAKESDLDGVMSLAEQAFPGMTTLPPERAVLRSKLVNSAASIEKNITQPDDETYFLVMHDTEKDLIVGTAAIIACLGSKDEFYSYKLNKVTHSCKELDKKVTFEMLNLSNHFEGFSEVATLYLDQGYRKNGNGRLLAKTRYLFMAQFRDRFPESVMADLRGYFDEHGNSPFWDAVGSHFFEMSFADADLYGAVHGNQFIADLMPKQPIYVNMLPRSAQAVIGRPNDVGKPAMRMLEKEGFRWNGHVDIFDAAPSVDTKIDDIRSVRNSHLAELIGISEFDGDDQALIASSDIHSFKACATRISVEKGGVRLPRATIKALELELGDSVRYLLSNPESTS; encoded by the coding sequence ATGATTATAGTTCGCACGGCAAAAGAATCTGATCTCGACGGCGTCATGTCGCTGGCTGAACAGGCGTTTCCCGGTATGACTACCTTGCCGCCTGAGCGCGCAGTGTTGCGCAGTAAGCTGGTTAACTCGGCTGCTAGTATTGAAAAAAATATCACGCAACCAGACGATGAGACCTATTTTCTGGTAATGCATGATACTGAGAAGGATTTGATCGTCGGCACCGCAGCCATTATTGCCTGCTTGGGCAGTAAGGATGAGTTTTATTCGTATAAGCTCAATAAAGTGACACACTCCTGCAAGGAGCTGGATAAAAAAGTGACGTTTGAAATGTTGAACCTGTCCAATCATTTTGAGGGTTTTTCTGAGGTTGCGACGCTCTACTTAGATCAAGGTTACCGCAAGAATGGTAACGGTCGCTTGTTGGCCAAAACGCGTTATTTGTTTATGGCGCAGTTCCGTGATCGATTTCCAGAGAGTGTCATGGCGGATTTGCGTGGCTATTTTGATGAGCACGGTAACTCGCCGTTTTGGGATGCCGTTGGCAGCCACTTTTTTGAGATGAGTTTCGCTGATGCGGATCTTTATGGTGCGGTACATGGCAATCAGTTCATTGCTGACTTAATGCCTAAACAGCCGATTTATGTGAATATGTTGCCACGCTCGGCGCAAGCGGTAATTGGTCGTCCGAACGACGTTGGCAAGCCGGCTATGCGAATGCTGGAGAAAGAAGGCTTCCGCTGGAATGGGCATGTGGATATTTTTGATGCGGCGCCCAGCGTGGACACCAAAATCGACGATATTCGATCGGTTCGCAACAGTCACCTCGCTGAGCTGATTGGTATTTCTGAATTCGACGGCGATGATCAAGCGCTGATCGCAAGTAGCGACATCCACTCTTTCAAAGCGTGTGCCACCCGTATTTCAGTGGAAAAAGGCGGTGTGCGCTTGCCACGGGCCACCATTAAAGCACTCGAGCTGGAGTTGGGTGATTCGGTCCGATACTTGTTGAGCAACCCAGAATCCACATCCTGA
- a CDS encoding aminotransferase, translating into MPSEHKNLKQLDAQSILHPSTNAHDFAETGSKIIQSGKGIHLHDTDGNTLIDAVAGLWCVNVGYGRSELADAMQQAATNLSYYHTFTGMSNVPQIELAERLLSLAPKQMSKVFFASGGSDGNDSLMKIVWYYHNLIGKPAKRKIISRWQAYHGTSVATASLTGLPSFHKDFNLPIDGVLHTESPDYFRHANPGESELAFSQRRADELEQMILREGPDTVGAFIAEPVMGAGGVITPPEGYFAAIQAVTRKYDILFIADEVVCGFGRLGTWFGSEVYDIEPDMMTTAKALTSGYFPFSASFITEKIWDVIKQGSAKYGSFAHGYTYAGHPIGAAVAMANLDIIESEKLVDQSADVGAYFHQQLQQRFANDPFVAQIRGQGMLAAVQLMQDKDSKTFFAPSTKIAPQVTAECYKNGLIARPLPSVDSVAFSPPLVTTKSDVDSIVAIFEQSLRTVMQQHGL; encoded by the coding sequence ATGCCCTCAGAGCACAAGAACCTAAAACAATTAGACGCGCAAAGCATCCTGCATCCGTCCACTAATGCCCATGACTTTGCCGAGACTGGCTCAAAAATCATTCAGAGCGGAAAGGGTATCCACCTGCACGACACCGACGGGAATACCCTGATCGACGCCGTGGCAGGACTATGGTGTGTCAACGTGGGCTACGGCCGAAGTGAACTCGCCGACGCCATGCAACAAGCAGCCACCAACCTTAGTTATTACCATACGTTTACGGGCATGTCGAATGTCCCGCAGATCGAACTGGCTGAACGGTTACTGTCATTGGCACCCAAACAAATGTCCAAAGTGTTCTTTGCCAGCGGCGGCTCAGACGGTAATGACTCGTTGATGAAGATTGTTTGGTACTACCACAACCTGATTGGAAAGCCAGCCAAACGCAAGATCATCTCGCGCTGGCAGGCGTATCATGGCACGTCGGTTGCCACGGCCAGCTTGACCGGCCTACCCTCGTTTCATAAAGATTTTAATTTGCCAATCGACGGTGTACTGCATACCGAATCGCCTGACTATTTTCGCCACGCGAACCCAGGGGAAAGCGAGTTAGCATTCTCGCAGCGCCGCGCAGACGAACTGGAGCAGATGATACTGCGCGAAGGACCTGACACAGTCGGCGCATTTATCGCCGAACCCGTGATGGGTGCCGGCGGCGTCATTACGCCACCCGAAGGCTATTTTGCCGCAATACAAGCAGTCACCCGAAAGTATGACATCCTGTTTATTGCGGATGAAGTGGTCTGCGGGTTTGGTCGACTGGGAACATGGTTTGGTAGCGAAGTTTACGATATCGAACCGGATATGATGACCACTGCAAAAGCGCTTACTAGTGGTTACTTTCCGTTCTCCGCGTCCTTCATCACCGAAAAAATCTGGGACGTAATCAAGCAAGGGTCAGCCAAATATGGCAGTTTTGCACACGGTTACACCTATGCTGGACACCCGATCGGGGCTGCCGTGGCAATGGCTAACTTGGACATCATTGAGTCTGAAAAACTGGTAGACCAATCGGCCGATGTCGGTGCCTATTTTCATCAACAATTACAGCAGCGTTTTGCAAATGACCCGTTCGTGGCGCAGATCCGCGGTCAAGGCATGCTCGCTGCAGTGCAGTTGATGCAAGACAAAGACAGCAAGACATTCTTTGCGCCAAGCACCAAAATCGCACCTCAAGTGACCGCAGAATGTTACAAAAATGGATTGATCGCGCGACCATTGCCTTCAGTGGATTCAGTGGCTTTCTCACCACCGCTAGTCACAACCAAGTCGGACGTGGACAGTATCGTGGCAATCTTTGAGCAGTCCTTACGCACCGTGATGCAACAGCACGGGTTGTAA